From Cellulomonas chengniuliangii, the proteins below share one genomic window:
- a CDS encoding DUF4190 domain-containing protein, producing the protein MMSTPNEPQNPYGAGDQPEQPSSPSGEGAQQPGGYPPAPQYPSDPYSQQPGSAQQPGGAQYPPAPQYPGAPQYPGAGQYPGAGGYPQQGYGYPKNTLGVWSLVLGIVGLLFCGLLTGIPAVIVGSKSKKAVAAGEANNGGMATAGIILGWIAIAWTLIAIIGFIAIGGIAGYSDWLNDMSSTSGY; encoded by the coding sequence ATGATGTCGACCCCGAACGAGCCGCAGAACCCGTACGGCGCCGGTGACCAGCCCGAGCAGCCGTCGAGCCCGTCGGGCGAGGGCGCCCAGCAGCCCGGTGGCTACCCGCCCGCGCCGCAGTACCCGTCGGACCCGTACTCGCAGCAGCCGGGCAGCGCCCAGCAGCCCGGTGGGGCGCAGTACCCGCCCGCGCCCCAGTACCCGGGCGCGCCCCAGTACCCGGGCGCCGGCCAGTACCCCGGTGCTGGCGGCTACCCGCAGCAGGGCTACGGGTACCCCAAGAACACCCTCGGCGTCTGGTCGCTGGTGCTCGGCATCGTGGGCCTCCTGTTCTGCGGGCTCCTCACCGGCATCCCGGCGGTGATCGTCGGGTCGAAGTCCAAGAAGGCCGTCGCCGCGGGCGAGGCGAACAACGGCGGCATGGCGACCGCGGGCATCATCCTCGGCTGGATCGCGATCGCGTGGACGCTGATCGCGATCATCGGCTTCATCGCGATCGGCGGGATCGCCGGCTACAGCGACTGGCTCAACGACATGAGCAGCACCTCCGGTTACTGA